GGGTTTGTTCTAGATGAAGATTTGGAAGTAAAAGAATTATTTATTAATCAAGAAAATGAATTTGATTTTAAAAAAGAAAATCTAAAAGAATTAATTATTGAAAATAAAAATAAAAAAATGGATGCATCGGTAGTTAAAATTACCGGTGATCCTCCAATTCCGAAATCCTATTGTCAGTCGGGACAGCTTAAAGATATTATCTCCATACTAAATCATTTACTCGAAAATGATCCTAATTTAAATTATTCTTTTCCCTTTTGTAAATTACAAGCGGAGATATTTATTTTTCCGAATCTATACCATGATATACTGTGCCTGGAAAATAAATATGAAAAAGTGATAGATATAACAAAAAATAAGAATATAAAGAATTCTGAAGTATTTGAATTAATTTTAAATGGAATTTCGTTGATTAAATCAGGAAAATCTTTTACCAGAAATTTAATCCACCATAATAACCAAAATAAAATAACCAGAGGTGGTGCGTTTATCGTTTATAATCCTGAAGTATTATTAAATGCGAAAAATAGAAGTATGATTTATAAAGGTGCTCACTCTAGAAGAAGTGATATGATAATGATTATTGAAGCACTAAAGAAAGGATTTTTAATTAATACAGTTCAGCTCCCTTTTAATCATTCTAGAGAAAGTTATCAATATGAATCTGAACCAACTAAAGTATTAATGGATTGCATTGGTCATGCATTAGTTTACTCTCAAAATGGCGGCATTTTTATAAATGAATTAAAAGTAAGAATAAATCTAAGTTTAGAAAATGTTAAAAGAACTCAAGTATTAACTGAGAAAATAAGATACACTTTAATAAACATTAAAAATAATCTATTTTCAGATATACTGTCTAATTACGACTTAGAAGTAAATAGAAATCTGATGAATATTGATAATTCATTAGCTTTCGTAAAGAAAGAATTGGAAGAAGTTGAATTAGAAAATGTTTTATTAGCATATAAAAATTGGAATTTATAAAACTATGATTTTATACAAAGTCATAAATTTAAATATTTATATTCGTGTAAATTCGTGTCATTCGTGGTTGAAGAAAAATAAGGAAGGATTATGTTACCAGAAATATTAGCGTTACGTGTAAAAGAGCAGGTGATTCGATTTTTGGAATCTACATTTGAGTTCAAGGAAGTTGAATTGCAAAAGGAGTTTTTAAAATTTATCAATAATCCTTATACAGGTATCATCAAAGGTCCTTGGATTGATATCAAATTTCCTTTTAAAAAATCAGAGAAAGGCAGCGAAGGAATATTTTCCTATAGCGGAGTTTTTCACCCTTATATCCATCAAAAAAAAGCATGGGATCGAATTTTAAAAAAACAGCATTCTATTATTACAACAGGTACAGGATCTGGAAAGACAGAATGTTTTTTATATCCTGTCTTAGAAAAAGCACTAGAGAAAAAACAAAAAGGGAAAAAAGGAATTTCTACAGTGATTCTGTATCCCATGAATGCACTCGCTACAGATCAAGAAAAACGATTTGCGAAAGTAATTTATAATACACCTGAATTAAAAAATGCTGATATTCGCGTTGGAACTTTTATTGGTAGGCAGGAAAAAAAAAGGGGTCGGAGGATAATGGAAGAAAACGCTGCAATTACCGATCACGAAACGTTATTAGCCAATCCTCCTGATATACTTCTTACAAATTATAAAATGCTTGATTTTTTACTTATGCGTCCTTCTGACTCTCGACTCTGGAAAAACAACGAAGAGGGAACCTTAGAGTACTTAATACTAGACGAACTTCATACCTATGATGGTGCGCAAGGAACTGACGTTGCTTGTCTTATCAGGAGATTAAAAGATAGATTAAAATGTAAACAAGGGAGTTTTTGTTTTGTAGGAACTTCCGCAACGATAGATTCGGGAGAAAAGAAAAATTATTCAGGATGCAATATCCGATACAGAAGAAACATCCGAAACTCCAGAAAAGAAATTAGCTGAATTTGCCTCTCTTCTGAGTGGAGAAGAAATTGGCAGAGATTCCATTATTGGGGAAGAAAGATTAGAAAAAGAGGAATTACTTCCTATTTCTCCAAGTATCTTTTTAGATCCGGGTAATTATGATTATTCTCCTTATTCAGAAGAGAATAGAGAAGAATATTGCAAACGTCAGGCAAATATTTGGGGTTCTCCTTCTGAACCGGTTTTACTTGGAGAATGGATTACTCAGACTGACCTTTACAATATAATCTTAACTGCGTACAATAGAGAAAAACAAAATGGAAATACACCTTTGCTTTGGGAAGAATTTGTTTTAATTCTACAAAATGATTTTCAATCTTTTCGTTTATTAGATAAATCTAATATAGAATCTATTTTACTATCCTTTCTTTCTCTTGTACATTTTGCTAGAAGATTTTTCGGGGGACGAGAAATGCCTTTACTTCCGATTCAAGCACAAATTTGGATTCGAGAGCTAAGAAGAATAGGAAGAAATGTAAAAGAGACCTCTCAATTTCATTGGTTAGATGAATCGCCTAACGACTTTCCAGCTCTACCTTCTTATCATTGTAGAGAATGGGGAGTCTGGTTGGTTTAGTTTAATGAAACCCGGTTCAGAAAATGATATTGCTCCCAAGTATGGGAATGTAGGGTGGAGTTTAGTTCCTTATGGTAAACATAAAGAAATCTACGCAAAATTTTCTGAAGGAAAAAATAGAGAACAAAGAGATAAGTATTTTTTCTTTTTTAGAAAGCTGAAGGAGAAGGAAGAATCAGATAAAGTAAATGACTATTTATTTTCTCCTTCCAAAGGAATCATTTTCCGAAGACAAGATAACAGAGAATTTGAAATTGTTGAGGATAGTTATTTAGTTCGAGTAAATTGTAGAACAAAAGAATTAGAAAATGGAACTGTAGTTGGAAAACAGGTTTGTCCTGATTGTGAATCTTTTATCGGACCCTACCCCTATTGGACTTCAGTCTTCCACGCTATCGTCTCTTGCAATTGATGAAATCTTTGGCTCACGGTTAAACAATGATGCTAAACTTTTAGCTTTTACGGATAACGTCCAAGATGCTTCTCATAAAGCTGGATATTTTTCATCTAGAAATTATAATTTTACCTTTAGAACAGCTCTACAAATGATGATCCAATCTTTTTCGAGACCTCTTCGTTTAATCGAGGCAAAGAAGGAATTGGTTTTATATTTAGAAAATAATATTTATGAGTTTTCCGATAAAAATAAAAATTTTAATGCTATATGTACATTGATTCCACCTGATTTAGAAAAATGGAAAGATTGGGTGTTTGCCAGAGAAAATTTTAATGGAAAATTTTCAGACGAAATATTGGGTAAAATTTTTGAAAGGATAAGTTGGAGTATTTTAAATGAATATAGCTCTACTATTTTTTCGGGAAGATCGGTAGAATGGTCTTTAGGCTCAACCATTTTTTGGGATAGAAAGGTTTTAGATTTAGTTAGTTCAAGTATTTACAAACGTTTAGAAAAAATTTCTCCTCTACTTAAATCTATAAACGAAAGAGATATTTTACTTTGGATCAGTGGAGTTTTGCAGAGGTTAAAAAAAAGAGGTGGTATATTTCATCCCTTTTTAATTCCTCTTGCTAAAAATAATTTTTGGGGAAAACGTCCTTTTGGAAAAAGTATGGAAGGGAGAGAATATTTTCCTTCTCGTGGAATTAGTGCTCCTTCTCTACTTTCTCAAACTAAAGAAGAAGGAAGGGAGCTAATCTCTGTTTTCTCCGAGTCTCTCAATGACTTAAATCTTTCTTGGTTTGATGTATGGACAAAACGATCCTTAAAATTAAATTTAATAAATAATATAAGCAATATTGAATTAAATGACTTAAAAAAGTTATTTTTAGATTCCTTTGTAGAACAGAAATTATTAATCAAATTAGATGAGTCCGCTAGAAATTCCTATTATTGTGCAAATGCGGATAATGCGTATTTAACAAATGAAGTAGTTCAATTACAATGTACCAAGACAGAAAATACTTTTGTTGTCTCAAAGACTGATTTAGATATTTGGGAAGGAAGTGTTTCTATGGAATATAGAGGGGCTAATGGTGTTTATTCAGTCCTTCCTTCCACTAAGCGGCAAGATTATTACCGAAAAAAATATCTTTCCGGAGCAATTCGTAGAGTTGTAGCTTCGGAGCACACAGGGCTTTTAGGAAATGAAGAAAGAGAGAAAAGAGAGAATTCTTTTATTTCTAGAACTGCACCCGATGATCCGAATGTCCTAACTTGCACAAGCACTTTAGAAATGGGTATTGATATTGGAGACTTGTCAGCAACCATGCTTTGTTCAATTCCACCTTCTACTTCGAATTATCTACAAAGAATTGGTAGAGCAGGAAGATCAACAGGATCTGCTTTGATTTTGGGAATTGTAAATCATAAGGAGCATGATTTATTTTTTTATTCCCGTCCGAAAGATTTACTCAATGGAAAAGTTCAATCGCCCGGTATGGCTAAATGCTCCCTAGTACATGCAAGACAATTTCATGGATATTGCATGGATAGAGCAACGGCTGATTCTATTTGGTCGGAAATTCCAGGAACCATTTCGATTTTTTTAAAAGATATGGAAAGTAAAGAAAGTGGAATTAAAATGTTTTTAAAATGGGTAGTAGAGAATCACTCGATCTTATATGAAAAGTTTTTAACCTTTTTCCAACGTTAAGTGATCCAACTCCTGGATAAATTAAAACATTTTTTTAAACCTACATTTCTTTCAGAAGAATTAGAAAAAATACGTTTAATCTACATTGATAAATTAAAACAATTAGATTCTCAATTAACAACGATTAGATCCAAATTGAATGATACATCTGTCTCAGTCGATCAAATAAAAGAATGGGAGTTTGAGAAAAGATACATAGAGGGGAAAAGAAATTCTTATAAACAAATTCTCACTTTAGAGGTTCTAACCAATGAAGGAGTTTTACCTAATTATGCTTTCCCTGAAAAAGGAGTTCAATTTGAAGGAGCTGTTATTAGTGTAGAAGATAATTCCCAGCAAAGTATTGCGCCTATCTTTCGACCATCCAGTCAAGCAATTCGAGAACTTGCTCCTTATAATCATTTTTATACAGACAAAAGAAATTTTCCAATCAACCATTTGCAAATGTCAAGGAATGAATCCGACTTACTTGAATCCAAACGTATTTGTGGGAATTGTGGCTTTTTGTGGAATGATCATGAACAAAAAGAATTACCAGACATTTGTCCTCAATGTAGATATCCTTCCGATCGACCCAATTCTTTAAATGAGCAGGGGCAAAAACAAATTTTCCTCTCACTTCCCAAATCAGCAGCTATTTCAATCGTCGATCCTGAAACAAGTTTCTTATGGGGATAGCAAGGAAGAAAGGGAAAAATGTTTTATAGTATAGTCCGTTTTTGATTCCACCTTAGGAAAAACCAACCCACTAGGTTATCAGGAAGGAAGTTTTGGTCTAGAATTTTAGAAAGAATAAAACTGTTAGATGTAAATGCCGGTTATTCCCAAGAGAAAGCATCATTTCTTTTCAGGCAAATACTTTATTCCAGAAGGATTTTCGATTTGTCCTATTTGTGGTGCTGCTCTTCCGCCTATCGGTCAATATAAAGTAGAAAATAAATTAAATTTTCATAGAAAGTTTTGTAGATTCAGACAAGAAATAGAAAGAAAAGAAAGAAGAAGCCAAAAAAGAAGAAAAAGGATGGATTTCAAAATATCTTTCTTTATAGGAATTAGAATCAGAAGCAAACTGAATGGCATCTGAACTTGTAGAAGAAAATTTAAAGACAATGATTGCTTGTATTAAATTGGGACTACGAAAAAGTTTGGAGGAAATCCAGCTCATATCATCATTGATACACATAATTTCGATCCAGATAATGTTTTCGCAAAACATTATCTGGCATCATGGATGCAGTTCCCAGGCATTGGATATCTAAAAAACCTATGACGATGAAAAGTCTCTGATGGAATTGTTGGAAGGGCCGTTAGAAATTTTTCAAAAGCATACTATCATTTAGTTGATTGTGAATGTGGAACACAAGTTCACTTTCTTCAGAAGAAAACCCTGATCCGGATGGTTGTTACAGATGCATCTGTTCGTATGATATGCAATATTCTTTTCAATGAAATAAGTAGAAATAAAGGAATTCAGTTATTAGAAAGAATTATAGATTCCTGTAAAAAGAAAATACTTAGATTCATTGGAATCTATCGGAGATGAAGAATTAATTGATAGTGCTTTAGAAAAAATTTCCCCTCATTCACCTGAAAACATTTATTAAAGAAATAATGGAAATTGGAAAAACACAATTGAATCAGGTAGTTCCGGGGCACAATTTGATGTTTTGGTAATAATTCTCCTAAATGGAGAATGGTTGCAAAAAGGAGATTGGGTTTTGGAGAGGGTGTAAAACCGGAATCGCACTGATTTTGTCTTTGAACCGATTAATGCAACCTAATCGCAAAAAGTGGCAGCTT
This sequence is a window from Leptospiraceae bacterium. Protein-coding genes within it:
- a CDS encoding DEAD/DEAH box helicase, with product MLPEILALRVKEQVIRFLESTFEFKEVELQKEFLKFINNPYTGIIKGPWIDIKFPFKKSEKGSEGIFSYSGVFHPYIHQKKAWDRILKKQHSIITTGTGSGKTECFLYPVLEKALEKKQKGKKGISTVILYPMNALATDQEKRFAKVIYNTPELKNADIRVGTFIGRQEKKRGRRIMEENAAITDHETLLANPPDILLTNYKMLDFLLMRPSDSRLWKNNEEGTLEYLILDELHTYDGAQGTDVACLIRRLKDRLKCKQGSFCFVGTSATIDSGEKKNYSGCNIRYRRNIRNSRKEIS